In a single window of the Rhodamnia argentea isolate NSW1041297 chromosome 2, ASM2092103v1, whole genome shotgun sequence genome:
- the LOC115746296 gene encoding protein WEAK CHLOROPLAST MOVEMENT UNDER BLUE LIGHT 1-like isoform X2 produces MEDAKIADEMPSQELSPPTQNGNHSEKESKVQQDTDEGTATEHSQLPTVAPASTLVVGVDDAKHDHHRTEQGSQDLKDVPDGAPKSSPSGENQLQIEGTSTSPLMADDTKDNRPPTVREETQVKDFSGEQSSRDTDPVGSLQIQMDGMMLRSAPLSEVKVPMYDNKATKSDKLSQSPAIVKTAAVGSPKVLDPSRKANQAEKDRGLIDTAAPFESVKQAVSKFGGIVDWKAHKVQTVERRKLVEQELEKAQEEIPEYRRRSEAAEEKKMQVLKELDSTKRLIEELKLNLERAQTEEQQAKQDSELARLRVEEMEQGIADEASVATKAQLEVARARHTAAISELKSVKEELDALRKEYASLVTDKDEAVKKAKEAVAASKEVEKTVEELTIELISMKESLESAQAAHLEAEEHRIGAAMAREQDSLNWEKELKQAEEELQKLNQQIQLSKDLKSKLDSASALLLDLKAELASYMELKMQQETDEELSLKGETEDSKEKTHADLQEAVSSAKKELEEVKLNIEKATEEVNFLKVAATSLKADLEREKSDLATIIQREGMASIAVASLEADLDKTRSEIALVQMKEKEAKEKMADLPKHLQQAAQDADQAKSLAQVAREELRKAKEEAEQAKAAAITVESRLLAAKKETEAAKASEKLALAAIKALQESESTQSTDDLDSSCSVTLSLEEYYDLSKRAHEAEEQAAVRVAEAVSQIEAAKESELRSLEKLEEANREVDMRKEALRNAMEKAEKAKEGKLGVEQQLRKWRAEHEQRRKASESNHGPTAPNRAPERSFEERKESDSLVKVPDMAAVPAGYLSSQKSYVLESNSGIVSSPDVKIVKKKKRSLFPRILMFLGRRKGHSSRSS; encoded by the exons CCCTCTGGAGAAAACCAACTTCAGATAGAGGGCACTTCAACATCACCACTTATGGCTGATGATACCAAGGATAACCGACCACCTACTGTCAGAGAGGAAACCCAAGTAAAGGATTTCTCTGGCGAGCAGTCATCTCGAGATACTGATCCTGTCGGGAGTCTGCAAATTCAGATGGATGGTATGATGTTGCGTTCTGCTCCCTTGTCTGAAGTTAAAGTTCCAATGTATGATAATAAAGCTACGAAAAGCGACAAGCTTTCTCAGTCCCCTGCCATTGTTAAAACAGCTGCTGTTGGATCGCCAAAGGTCCTTGATCCTTCGAGAAAAGCTAATCAGGCAGAAAAAGACCGAGGGCTTATTGATACAGCAGCACCTTTTGAATCTGTAAAGCAAGCTGTTTCCAAATTCGGTGGAATTGTTGATTGGAAAGCTCATAAAGTCCAAACTGTGGAG AGGCGCAAGCTTGTGGAACAGGAACTCGAGAAGGCACAAGAGGAAATCCCCGAGTATAGGAGGCGGTCGGAGGCAGCAGAAGAGAAAAAGATGCAAGTACTAAAGGAGCTAGACAGTACGAAGAGACTCATCGAAGAATTGAAGCTTAATCTGGAGAGGGCGCAGACAGAAGAGCAGCAAGCGAAACAGGACTCCGAACTTGCGAGGCTTAGAGTTGAAGAAATGGAGCAAGGGATTGCTGATGAGGCTAGTGTCGCTACGAAGGCACAACTTGAGGTTGCTAGGGCCAGGCATACAGCCGCAATCTCCGAGCTCAAATCCGTTAAAGAAGAATTAGACGCACTACGCAAGGAATACGCTTCGTTGGTGACCGACAAAGACGAAGCAGTGAAGAAAGCTAAAGAGGCTGTAGCTGCATCAAAGGAAGTTGAGAAGACAGTGGAGGAACTAACTATTGAGCTTATTTCTATGAAGGAGTCTCTGGAATCAGCTCAAGCAGCGCATTTAGAGGCAGAGGAACATAGAATTGGAGCAGCTATGGCCAGAGAGCAGGATTCTTTAAATTGGGAGAAGGAATTGAAGCAGGCAGAGGAAGAGCTCCAGAAACTTAACCAGCAAATCCAGTTGTCTAAGGATCTAAAGTCAAAGCTAGACAGTGCTTCAGCATTGCTGCTTGATTTAAAAGCTGAATTGGCATCTTATATGGAGTTGAAAATGCAGCAGGAAACTGATGAAGAATTGAGCTTGAAGGGTGAAACAGAAGATTCAAAGGAGAAAACTCATGCTGACCTTCAGGAGGCAGTTTCTTCAGCAAAAAAAGAACTCGAGGAAGTGAAGCTTAACATAGAAAAAGCGACAGAAGAAGTAAATTTCTTGAAGGTTGCTGCCACATCGTTAAAGGCAGatctggagagagagaaatctgaTCTTGCCACCATTATACAGAGAGAAGGCATGGCGTCGATTGCTGTTGCATCCCTTGAAGCTGACCTGGACAAAACTCGATCTGAAATTGCTCTAGTTCAGATGAAggagaaagaagcaaaagagaaaatggcCGACCTGCCTAAACATTTGCAACAAGCTGCACAAGATGCTGACCAGGCCAAGTCTCTTGCCCAAGTGGCTCGTGAAGAGTTGCGGAAAGCTAAGGAAGAAGCCGAGCAGGCGAAGGCTGCCGCTATTACAGTGGAGAGCCGGTTGCTCGCTGCTAAAAAGGAAACCGAGGCTGCCAAGGCTTCCGAAAAGCTGGCTTTAGCAGCCATCAAGGCATTGCAAGAGAGTGAATCAACTCAAAGCACTGACGACCTGGATTCTTCCTGTAGTGTAACACTTTCTCTAGAGGAGTATTACGACCTCAGCAAACGGGCTCATGAGGCGGAGGAGCAGGCTGCCGTGAGGGTGGCAGAAGCCGTTTCCCAAATTGAGGCGGCCAAGGAGTCTGAGTTGAGGAGCTTGGAAAAGTTGGAAGAGGCAAACAGGGAGGTGGATATGAGAAAAGAGGCATTGAGAAATGCAATGGAGAAGGCTGAGAAGGCCAAGGAAGGGAAGTTGGGAGTTGAGCAGCAGTTGAGGAAGTGGAGGGCCGAGCATGAGCAGCGACGAAAGGCCAGTGAATCTAATCATGGGCCAACAGCTCCCAACAGGGCCCCTGAGAGAAGCTTTGAGGAGAGGAAAGAATCTGATAGTCTTGTCAAAGTACCAGATATGGCTGCTGTACCTGCAGGTTACTTGTCGAGCCAAAAGTCGTATGTACTTGAAAGTAACAGCGGAATCGTATCATCACCTGATGTGAAGAtcgtcaaaaagaaaaagaggtctTTGTTTCCAAGAATTCTGATGTTCTTGGGCAGAAGAAAGGGGCATTCATCCAGGTCGTCATAG
- the LOC115746296 gene encoding protein WEAK CHLOROPLAST MOVEMENT UNDER BLUE LIGHT 1-like isoform X4 produces MADDTKDNRPPTVREETQVKDFSGEQSSRDTDPVGSLQIQMDGMMLRSAPLSEVKVPMYDNKATKSDKLSQSPAIVKTAAVGSPKVLDPSRKANQAEKDRGLIDTAAPFESVKQAVSKFGGIVDWKAHKVQTVERRKLVEQELEKAQEEIPEYRRRSEAAEEKKMQVLKELDSTKRLIEELKLNLERAQTEEQQAKQDSELARLRVEEMEQGIADEASVATKAQLEVARARHTAAISELKSVKEELDALRKEYASLVTDKDEAVKKAKEAVAASKEVEKTVEELTIELISMKESLESAQAAHLEAEEHRIGAAMAREQDSLNWEKELKQAEEELQKLNQQIQLSKDLKSKLDSASALLLDLKAELASYMELKMQQETDEELSLKGETEDSKEKTHADLQEAVSSAKKELEEVKLNIEKATEEVNFLKVAATSLKADLEREKSDLATIIQREGMASIAVASLEADLDKTRSEIALVQMKEKEAKEKMADLPKHLQQAAQDADQAKSLAQVAREELRKAKEEAEQAKAAAITVESRLLAAKKETEAAKASEKLALAAIKALQESESTQSTDDLDSSCSVTLSLEEYYDLSKRAHEAEEQAAVRVAEAVSQIEAAKESELRSLEKLEEANREVDMRKEALRNAMEKAEKAKEGKLGVEQQLRKWRAEHEQRRKASESNHGPTAPNRAPERSFEERKESDSLVKVPDMAAVPAGYLSSQKSYVLESNSGIVSSPDVKIVKKKKRSLFPRILMFLGRRKGHSSRSS; encoded by the exons ATGGCTGATGATACCAAGGATAACCGACCACCTACTGTCAGAGAGGAAACCCAAGTAAAGGATTTCTCTGGCGAGCAGTCATCTCGAGATACTGATCCTGTCGGGAGTCTGCAAATTCAGATGGATGGTATGATGTTGCGTTCTGCTCCCTTGTCTGAAGTTAAAGTTCCAATGTATGATAATAAAGCTACGAAAAGCGACAAGCTTTCTCAGTCCCCTGCCATTGTTAAAACAGCTGCTGTTGGATCGCCAAAGGTCCTTGATCCTTCGAGAAAAGCTAATCAGGCAGAAAAAGACCGAGGGCTTATTGATACAGCAGCACCTTTTGAATCTGTAAAGCAAGCTGTTTCCAAATTCGGTGGAATTGTTGATTGGAAAGCTCATAAAGTCCAAACTGTGGAG AGGCGCAAGCTTGTGGAACAGGAACTCGAGAAGGCACAAGAGGAAATCCCCGAGTATAGGAGGCGGTCGGAGGCAGCAGAAGAGAAAAAGATGCAAGTACTAAAGGAGCTAGACAGTACGAAGAGACTCATCGAAGAATTGAAGCTTAATCTGGAGAGGGCGCAGACAGAAGAGCAGCAAGCGAAACAGGACTCCGAACTTGCGAGGCTTAGAGTTGAAGAAATGGAGCAAGGGATTGCTGATGAGGCTAGTGTCGCTACGAAGGCACAACTTGAGGTTGCTAGGGCCAGGCATACAGCCGCAATCTCCGAGCTCAAATCCGTTAAAGAAGAATTAGACGCACTACGCAAGGAATACGCTTCGTTGGTGACCGACAAAGACGAAGCAGTGAAGAAAGCTAAAGAGGCTGTAGCTGCATCAAAGGAAGTTGAGAAGACAGTGGAGGAACTAACTATTGAGCTTATTTCTATGAAGGAGTCTCTGGAATCAGCTCAAGCAGCGCATTTAGAGGCAGAGGAACATAGAATTGGAGCAGCTATGGCCAGAGAGCAGGATTCTTTAAATTGGGAGAAGGAATTGAAGCAGGCAGAGGAAGAGCTCCAGAAACTTAACCAGCAAATCCAGTTGTCTAAGGATCTAAAGTCAAAGCTAGACAGTGCTTCAGCATTGCTGCTTGATTTAAAAGCTGAATTGGCATCTTATATGGAGTTGAAAATGCAGCAGGAAACTGATGAAGAATTGAGCTTGAAGGGTGAAACAGAAGATTCAAAGGAGAAAACTCATGCTGACCTTCAGGAGGCAGTTTCTTCAGCAAAAAAAGAACTCGAGGAAGTGAAGCTTAACATAGAAAAAGCGACAGAAGAAGTAAATTTCTTGAAGGTTGCTGCCACATCGTTAAAGGCAGatctggagagagagaaatctgaTCTTGCCACCATTATACAGAGAGAAGGCATGGCGTCGATTGCTGTTGCATCCCTTGAAGCTGACCTGGACAAAACTCGATCTGAAATTGCTCTAGTTCAGATGAAggagaaagaagcaaaagagaaaatggcCGACCTGCCTAAACATTTGCAACAAGCTGCACAAGATGCTGACCAGGCCAAGTCTCTTGCCCAAGTGGCTCGTGAAGAGTTGCGGAAAGCTAAGGAAGAAGCCGAGCAGGCGAAGGCTGCCGCTATTACAGTGGAGAGCCGGTTGCTCGCTGCTAAAAAGGAAACCGAGGCTGCCAAGGCTTCCGAAAAGCTGGCTTTAGCAGCCATCAAGGCATTGCAAGAGAGTGAATCAACTCAAAGCACTGACGACCTGGATTCTTCCTGTAGTGTAACACTTTCTCTAGAGGAGTATTACGACCTCAGCAAACGGGCTCATGAGGCGGAGGAGCAGGCTGCCGTGAGGGTGGCAGAAGCCGTTTCCCAAATTGAGGCGGCCAAGGAGTCTGAGTTGAGGAGCTTGGAAAAGTTGGAAGAGGCAAACAGGGAGGTGGATATGAGAAAAGAGGCATTGAGAAATGCAATGGAGAAGGCTGAGAAGGCCAAGGAAGGGAAGTTGGGAGTTGAGCAGCAGTTGAGGAAGTGGAGGGCCGAGCATGAGCAGCGACGAAAGGCCAGTGAATCTAATCATGGGCCAACAGCTCCCAACAGGGCCCCTGAGAGAAGCTTTGAGGAGAGGAAAGAATCTGATAGTCTTGTCAAAGTACCAGATATGGCTGCTGTACCTGCAGGTTACTTGTCGAGCCAAAAGTCGTATGTACTTGAAAGTAACAGCGGAATCGTATCATCACCTGATGTGAAGAtcgtcaaaaagaaaaagaggtctTTGTTTCCAAGAATTCTGATGTTCTTGGGCAGAAGAAAGGGGCATTCATCCAGGTCGTCATAG
- the LOC115746303 gene encoding photosystem I chlorophyll a/b-binding protein 5, chloroplastic, which produces MAISTPTCISKVSIFQPFSSSAASFGTNSSHCRVLSVAGTSCNGRPEDRAGRAMVRAQQRPTWLPGLDPPPYLDGNLAGDFGFDPLGLGEDPESLRWYVQAELVHARFAMAGVFGILFTDLLRVTGIKDLPVWYEAGAAKYQIANAPTLFIIQLILMGYAETKRYMDYISPGSQGQEGSFFFGMEAALEGLEPGYPGGPLLNPLGLAKDIKNAHGWKLKEIKNGRLAMVAMLGISVQASVTHAGPINNLLEHLSDPWHRTIIQTLANSSS; this is translated from the exons ATGGCAATAAGCACACCAACCTGCATCTCCAAGGTCTCTATATTTCAGCCTTTTTCTTCCAGTGCTGCTTCCTTTGGTACCAATAGCTCACACTGCCGTGTCCTCAGTGTGGCTGGTACGTCCTGCAATGGAAGGCCAGAAGACAGGGCTGGAAGAGCCATGGTTCGGGCACAGCAGCGGCCAACGTGGCTCCCAGGGCTAGACCCTCCACCTTATCTCGATGGGAA TTTGGCTGGAGACTTCGGGTTCGATCCACTGGGGCTTGGGGAGGATCCCGAGAGCTTGAGGTGGTACGTACAGGCTGAGCTGGTTCATGCTCGCTTTGCCATGGCAGGCGTCTTTGGAATTCTCTTCACTGAT TTACTTCGTGTAACCGGAATAAAAGACCTACCAGTTTGGTATGAAGCAGGAGCAGCTAAATACCAAATCGCCAATGCACCGACGCTGTTCATAATCCAATTGATCCTAATGGG ATATGCTGAAACTAAAAGATATATGGATTACATTAGCCCTGGGTCTCAAGGGCAGGAgggttccttcttctttggaatGGAAGCAGCACTAGAGGGCTTAGAACCTGG GTATCCTGGTGGTCCTCTGTTGAATCCTCTCGGCCTGGCTAAAGATATTAAGAACGCTCATGGCTGGAAGCTTAAAGAGATCAAGAATG GAAGGTTAGCTATGGTGGCCATGCTCGGCATCTCCGTGCAGGCCTCTGTGACCCATGCAGGACCCATTAACAACCTTTTGGAGCACCTCTCTGATCCGTGGCACCGAACCATCATTCAGACTCTCGCTAATTCCTCATCTTAA